The following is a genomic window from Calliphora vicina chromosome 5, idCalVici1.1, whole genome shotgun sequence.
aaaatcagttttgactgatatttaaatttctttagaatttaaatggaattttagATCTCTTTGCCCTACATTTTCATTGTTAataattctttttcttttttaacttttattacaGTGGTTGTCTTTGATGCCCGCTAATTGAGTCTCTATTTGACCATGGAATTTTAAACTTAAGTTTATATTTAGTTAagaatttgataaataaatgtaataaaatacaaattgattaaattgaaatgaattttcGTTGTACGTggtttaataagaaatttataaaaattatgccaaatcAGATTTTATATCTACTAAtaggaaataattttaaatgttgtaaATTAAATTGGGAATTACACagctattttttatattaatttttctattctTTACTTTCCTTTACTTCACccccaatttttaattaaaaaaatcatcaataattttgtttttgggaaaagtttttctttatttattcattttatttactcaaaaagtgtagttgttttttttttgttttgttcattttattaataatttaagattgacaatattattttgggtttttgtttaaatgtttttgccttttggttttttttcgcaaatttttttttgtttattaatttagtattattttttagttttaattaattaaatttcttttcttttacaCTTAAAGATCAATTGTAATAGAATATTAAGTAGATGTTAAAAGGAACTAGTAAAAATAACGGTTTTTTGAAGAAAtgtaatgtaaacaaaacttaaaatttaacaaataataacaaacaagAGTGAGAGAGACAGATATAGAGTAACATAATAGAGATGCCAGCTAGTTAATAACGGCTTAGAGAGAGAGTAATTTAAGGGGAAAACTCATAAAATGAAAGTAATGAGGAAAAATGTTaggaaaaatatagaaattaataGAAGGGactgaaataaaagaaaattattatagtTTAAAAGGCTTAATGATGAAAATCTATTTcttgttaaacattttagagaataaaaggaaaatgtttgtttaaatttgaaaaaaaaaattaatttctaaagaGTTTTATGTAACTTTTAAATATAAGAAAGGTTAAACTCCCACaaaattagtgatttttagtaccttttttaaacaaactttaaaatgttttaattaaattacttaattataaagaatttccaaattttttatttaagaaatagttactCATCTTTAAGCCCaaagtttttagttttgtttttatgttgttttatctttattaaataacaatttcttttctttttaaactGAAGTGcttaatttaacaatattttgcagttTTCTTTTCTGTAATTATAATTAGTTTTCAttcttttaattagattttgtttaaagaatttctcttgtaaaataaaatccagtttaattttcaatgtattatcttctcttttcatttctttaagtgcaaattttttttaagggatttgaaattttagtttttagttaaattttttttttcattttcaaaagtgCATAgtcatagttttatttttaagtaaacaaataaattaagtttaaataaataaaaaaaaagcttaaaaataaaatttctctaATTAAagtttggcaattttttttgggtttttataagattttcttTGAAGAATTGCTAATAAataattgatgtttttttgttgttgtttttaaactGTCTCATATTggaatgattttttgtttttttaaatcttttttttttattactcaagctctttttttgggtttttttctgtttgtttttttttatgttaaatatatattttttggtttaataaattgaataaattattgttgattttttttgtttgttatttgttttttttaaatatttaaagctgTTTTGAATCTAACATGAGAGTTGAATATTTAAACTCCTATAAAAGCCAACATAAaaacttaatacattttttttgtttgtttaaatttgcttaaaaaaaaattatttaataaaacttaaaattaacaattataattataattctttgtttttggtttttattagaattatgcAACTTTgacaaattttccttttttgttgttgtttaattatTCTTCTTCATAATGGACttgtatacgttttttttttgtttaattttttatgatttaaatcttaattttaatttttttttcactttttaaataatttgtttttattttaagacaattgctaaattttaaaagttttactttctttaatcccaaaaaaaaaaatatttgtgtttgtgtgtgttttttgctttatcaatattcaaaaaatgtttctttttattcAACTGGTTGTTGATCTTTACGGGTTTTATGTCCCCGGAATGAGGCTTGAATCTTGGTAGCAGCTTTATTTAGCTCTGGGTCACTTAAATCAATATCCAATTCTTCAGCCACCTTTTTGGTGATCTCCTGTATGTCAACATCTTCGGGCTCATCCTTGGCCACCAGTTTACGTGTTAAATGGCCACGGAAAGTGGCTTGAATTTTTAAAGCAGCATCACAGAGTTCTAGAATAACAAGAATATAATCGTCTGTATTATAAAGATGTTAAGgtacaaaaattagtttttataattagaaaaataatggaaataaataGAAAAGGTAAAGAatctattaaataatttataaatactaaaaatacggttttgtttttctaatatttcAAGAAATGTTTGATAAAATAAGTCCATCTTATAAGCTATACTGGACTACTTTTAGTTTTCTACTTTCTTTTggaaatatttctgaaaattctttattgGTTTTAGGACTTTTCCCGCTATTCCTACAAATATGAACAGGTTACTTTATGTCCccacaattttaaacaatatagtACCTCTATACATTGAAAACAAAGAGACTCTCTCCCTCTCTTGaaaatatgacttaaaaaacatatttaaagtaCACTAGCAgttaatttttacataaaatactttaaaaacttataattttcattaaaataacatgatttgattattatttaaaacatgttACTTAATTTCCCCGCAAATTGTAAAATACTCCAGATAGTGGTAACACTGTTAGTAACAGTAAGTAATGTAGGCACGGCCTAAACAGTGATGTCaactatttaaaagaaaaatcgtgcttaataaataaaaaaaaactagaaaccTATAATTTTTTACAGCCAACGgcatgaaaaacaagtaagagagctatattcggctgtgccgaatcttatatacccttcaccaaattatacttcaaaataaaaaattttaatatttttaggtgaacaacattttttcagttttttttaattttttggaaaaaaagttttcaaattgtttttttttttaaatttttttatttttaaattttaattttttttggaaatttaaaaatttttttttctcacgaagttgaagggtataataataattacaaagTGCCGACTCtaagtaaacatttttaaagcaatGAATAGACgttttactgaaatttttaattaagaaacatttaattaaattttaaattcaaaacaatataagcccaaaaaacttttaactgttaaaaaacactcatacaaaataaaacatcaaaatcTAGCTCACATGGCTTAAATGTTAgtgtgtgtgtttatatgtatgtgtatt
Proteins encoded in this region:
- the igl gene encoding uncharacterized protein igl isoform X2, which gives rise to MKKTETVTTTSSAGSVAAAAANAAASATTEHEPTKAELEAEFDPNDKELCDAALKIQATFRGHLTRKLVAKDEPEDVDIQEITKKVAEELDIDLSDPELNKAATKIQASFRGHKTRKDQQPVE